From the genome of Legionella beliardensis:
TGCACGACATTTGATCCACAAGCGCCTCTTCCTAATCCCTATATCTCACAGCAAATACTACTTGGGCCAATGAAAACAACTCAAGTTAATAATGAATTCTTTTTATTACAGCGCCCTTATCAAGATATTTATATAGGTATTTATATTTTAAAGTCAACGTTAGAAACATTTCTACTCGATGATTTAGATCATACAACAATGGCACTGTACGATATGCAAAAAAAACAGATTATTTTAGATAGTAATATTTCTACTACTAGTGATAAACAACTATACCCAATGACTTTAAATAACTTAACAAATCTGAATAAAAATACCTTAATCCTTCCTTTAGATTCCTTAAAAAATATTAAATTAATTGTTCAAGCTGACTCATTTAATTTTTATAAGAATTTAATTGTGCAACTCTTGTTAATTTCTTTGCCTTTACTCTTTCTATCTTGGCTATTACATAATTATTTTCAACAAATAATGAATAAGCGTTTTTCTATTACTGCTGCTTTAAATAATGCATTAAAAATGCACCAATTCTTTCCTTCTTATCAGCCTATACTTTGCCCTAAAACAAAAACATTTTGTGGGGCAGAAATATTGATACGTTGGATAAATGATGAAAACGAACTTATCATGCCAGATTATTTTATAGATGATGCAGAACGTTCAGATTTAATTGTACCGATTACCTTACAATTAGTTGAAAAAACTTTAGCGGAATGCGCAGAATTTCTACATAAAAACCCTTCTTTTCATTTAGGATTTAATATAGCGCCTAGTCATTTTAAAAGTGAAACCTTCTTTGAGGATTTTGATAACCTTTGTAAATACAACGCCATCTTTCCAAAACAAATTATGCTAGAGCTTACAGAAAGAGAGCTATTTAATAATGTTGAACAACGCATCAAAATAAAAATGGCAGAATTAAGAAACAAGGGGTACTTATTAGCAATAGATGATTTTGGCACGGGTCATGCAAGTATTAGTTATCTGCAACATTTTCCATTTAATTTTTTAAAAATTGACAAACTATTTATTCAATCTATTGGAACAGGAGCCATAACAGAAGCATTAAATGAGGCAATTATTAGTATTGCTAACTCATTAAAACTAAAAATTATTGCTGAAGGTGTAGAAACTCAGGAACAATTTGATTATTTAATAGCAAAAAAGGTTGATTTTATACAGGGATGGTTTATTGCAAAAGCAATGAATTTTAATCAATTACAAGAATTAATACTTAGCAAAAGGAAAAAGCATGAATAAAAAGAGTCTTTATTGTATTGTACCCTTTTCTTTCTATGCCCAATTTGCTCTAGCTCAATGGCATTGCATCGCTGAGGATGGTGCGAATCGGCAGTGGCTTGCTATAAGCAATTATCAAAGAAGCGCCATTAATAGGGCCATGGAAGTATGTAAAAAAGAAAGCCATGAACCAAGCTCATGTAAAACTTCCAAAGCTAATTGTGATTTATTTGTTAATGGAATCTCAACTAAACCAGCCTGGCAATGCACAGCACTTGATCAGATGGCTGTTGTTTGGCGTAGTAACTCTTATTCCAATCGGGACGATGCAGCGCTGGCAGCTAAAGCTTACTGCCAAGAGAACAGCGGTTTTCCTGATACGTGTTATGTTAATTTATTAACATGCAAAAATATTAATCGAAGAAATATTAATCAATAGGAATAAATGATGTTTTGTGTTGGTCTAACGGGTAATATTGGTAGTGGTAAATCAACGGCTATTTCTATTTTTAAATCGTTGGGTGCTGCAGTCATTATTGCTGATGATATTGCCAAAGAACTGACTATGCCTAATCAACCAGCTTTTAAACTTATTAAAGAGCATTTTGGTGCCCAAATTATCACCGAAACAGGGCAACTTAATCGTGCGCAATTAAGAACAATTATTTTTAACCATGCCGAAGAACGTATCTGGCTTGAAAACTTATTGCACCCATTAATTCGTAAACAGATAATGATAAATGTATTTAATAGCCAAGGCCCTTATGCTGTCATTGAAATACCGCTATTATATAGCCGTATAGATTACCCTTATTTAGATCGAATATTGGTTATTCTTGCAGATTTTAAAACGCAGCTTGCCCGGATTTTACAACGTGATTTATGTACCGAAGAACAAGCCCTTGCTATACTTGCAACCCAATCTAATGAAACACTAAGACGTGAACTCGCCGATGATATTGTTATTAATGATAATTCTTTAGAACAATTACAGCATGATATAAG
Proteins encoded in this window:
- a CDS encoding EAL domain-containing protein: MAKQAPTEDLRLKFSTVWAIATILLICLVNFYQGWHLKYQKESHLQLQASHLGYKLDHFIDTIVKPLDLLPLTQEQLKNCQHLLLPKLQALVFNSPIITGIVIYNAKTNFICTTFDPQAPLPNPYISQQILLGPMKTTQVNNEFFLLQRPYQDIYIGIYILKSTLETFLLDDLDHTTMALYDMQKKQIILDSNISTTSDKQLYPMTLNNLTNLNKNTLILPLDSLKNIKLIVQADSFNFYKNLIVQLLLISLPLLFLSWLLHNYFQQIMNKRFSITAALNNALKMHQFFPSYQPILCPKTKTFCGAEILIRWINDENELIMPDYFIDDAERSDLIVPITLQLVEKTLAECAEFLHKNPSFHLGFNIAPSHFKSETFFEDFDNLCKYNAIFPKQIMLELTERELFNNVEQRIKIKMAELRNKGYLLAIDDFGTGHASISYLQHFPFNFLKIDKLFIQSIGTGAITEALNEAIISIANSLKLKIIAEGVETQEQFDYLIAKKVDFIQGWFIAKAMNFNQLQELILSKRKKHE
- the coaE gene encoding dephospho-CoA kinase (Dephospho-CoA kinase (CoaE) performs the final step in coenzyme A biosynthesis.), producing MMFCVGLTGNIGSGKSTAISIFKSLGAAVIIADDIAKELTMPNQPAFKLIKEHFGAQIITETGQLNRAQLRTIIFNHAEERIWLENLLHPLIRKQIMINVFNSQGPYAVIEIPLLYSRIDYPYLDRILVILADFKTQLARILQRDLCTEEQALAILATQSNETLRRELADDIVINDNSLEQLQHDIRKLHGKYLQLAIEKSS